A genomic region of Vicinamibacteria bacterium contains the following coding sequences:
- a CDS encoding galactokinase family protein, which produces MRGEGEEKVRVVISPYRICPIGAHIDHQGGPTLGMAVSAHSALNYTTAPIIQLASDNFPGEVVIEWARLGSVDAYDGWGRYVAAAVHALRDRLSGSPAGIRGRIHGTLPGGGLSSSASVLLAYLTALADVNGIELSPSELVERSLTAERDFVGVKVGVLDP; this is translated from the coding sequence ATGCGTGGAGAAGGCGAGGAGAAGGTCCGGGTCGTGATCTCCCCGTATCGCATCTGCCCGATTGGCGCTCACATCGATCATCAGGGCGGTCCCACGCTGGGGATGGCGGTGAGCGCTCACAGCGCATTGAATTATACGACGGCCCCGATCATTCAGCTTGCGAGCGATAACTTCCCCGGCGAAGTCGTCATCGAGTGGGCGAGGCTCGGATCGGTCGACGCCTATGACGGTTGGGGCCGCTACGTCGCCGCGGCGGTGCACGCGCTGCGCGACCGCTTGTCGGGCTCGCCCGCGGGGATTCGAGGTCGCATCCACGGGACCCTTCCCGGCGGCGGGTTGAGCTCGTCGGCTTCGGTGCTGCTCGCCTACCTGACGGCTCTAGCCGACGTCAACGGCATCGAGCTCTCTCCATCGGAGCTCGTTGAACGGTCGCTGACTGCCGAGCGGGATTTCGTCGGCGTCAAAGTGGGGGTGCTCGATCC